One window of the Populus nigra chromosome 4, ddPopNigr1.1, whole genome shotgun sequence genome contains the following:
- the LOC133692862 gene encoding sterol 3-beta-glucosyltransferase UGT80A2-like isoform X1, whose translation MAESRRQSSSSSSFSSVRIEGEIGVGDESESREAAGVASVSNGIRGGDTTTEPTPSQLSKLERSKTKTKGQRHQNILPEEAAQICNDKIPVRQKRKLLRRIASVKHDGTVEFEVPGDVEPQAPGVGYDDVYNTVVDDEPLDATDLQYIPPLQIVMLIVGTRGDVQPFIAIGKRLQDYGHRVRLATHSNFKEFVETAGLEFFPLGGDPKVLAGYMVKNKGFLPSGPSEISVQRNQIKEIIYSLLPACKEPDIDSGVPFKADAIIANPPAYGHTHVAEALKVPLHIFFTMPWTPTSEFPHPLSRVKQPAGYRLSYQIVDSMIWLGIRDMINDLRKKKLKLRPVTYLSGSQGSDSDVPHGYLWSPHLVPKPKDWGPKIDVVGFCFLDLASNYEPPESLLKWLEAGQKPIYIGFGSLPVEEPEKMTQTIVEAVEQTGQRGIINKGWGGLGNLAEPKDFIYLLDNCPHDWLFLQCKAVVHHGGAGTTAAGLKAACPTTIVPFFGDQPFWGERVHARGVGPPPIPVDEFSRTKLIDAINFMLDPKVKERAVDLAKAMENEDGATGAVKAFFKHLPLKKPEPEPEPEPSPAPSSFSCCRKCFGGA comes from the exons ATGGCGGAGTCACGGCGACAGAGctcgtcttcttcttccttttcgtCTGTGAGAATCGAAGGCGAAATCGGCGTCGGTGATGAATCGGAGAGCAGAGAGGCAGCTGGTGTTGCTTCAGTTAGTAACG GAATCAGAGGGGGCGACACTACGACGGAACCAACTCCGAGTCAGCTCTCCAAGCTAGAAAGATCCAAAACCAAAACGAAGGGGCAAAGACATCAAAATATACTTCCTGAGGAGGCTGCGCAAATTTGCAATGACAAGATTCCTGTTCGGCAGAAG CGTAAATTGTTGAGAAGAATAGCTAGTGTCAAACATGATGGAACTGTAGAATTTGAGGTTCCAGGGGATGTAGAACCCCAAGCTCCTGGTGTTGGATATGATGATGTATATAATACAGTAGTTGATGATGAGCCTCTTGATGCAACGGACCTTCAATATATACCACCACTGCAAATAGTAATGCTTATTGTTGGCACACGAGGAGATGTGCAACCGTTTATTGCAATTGGTAAACGTCTACAG GATTATGGCCATCGTGTTAGACTAGCAACTcattcaaatttcaaagaatTTGTCGAGACAGCTGGGTTGGAGTTTTTTCCTTTAGGTGGAGATCCTAAAGTTCTTGCTGGTT ACATGGTAAAAAATAAAGGCTTCTTGCCATCAGGGCCTTCTGAGATATCCGTTCAAcgaaatcaaataaaagaaattatatactCATTGCTACCAGCCTGCAAGGAACCTGATATTGATTCAGGCGTCCCTTTTAAGGCAGATGCCATCATTGCCAATCCTCCAGCATATG GGCATACTCATGTGGCAGAGGCACTAAAAGTTCCGCTTCATATATTTTTCACCATGCCGTGGAC GCCAACTAGTGAATTTCCACATCCCTTGTCCCGTGTCAAGCAACCGGCTGGATATCGA CTTTCATATCAAATAGTTGATTCGATGATTTGGCTTGGAATACGGGACATGATAAATGAtcttaggaaaaaaaagttgaagctACGACCTGTCACGTATCTCAGTGGTTCACAGGGATCCGACTCTGATGTCCCACATGGATACTTATGGAGTCCTCACCTTGTCCCTAAACCAAAAG ATTGGGGGCCTAAAATTGATGTGGTTGGCTTCTGCTTTCTTGATCTAGCATCAAATTATGAACCTCCGGAATCACTTTTGAAATGGCTTGAGGCTGGTCAGAAACCTATTTATATTGGATTTGGTAGCCTT CCTGTGGAAGAACCAGAAAAAATGACCCAAACAATTGTTGAAGCGGTGGAACAAACTGGGCAGAGGGGCATCATTAATAAAGGCTGGGGCGGCCTGGGTAACT TGGCAGAACCGAAGGACTTTATATACTTACTGGATAACTGCCCTCATGATTGGCTATTCTTGCAATGCAAGGCAGTG GTTCATCATGGAGGTGCTGGAACAACAGCTGCTGGTCTTAAAGCTGCG TGCCCTACAACCATCGTGCCTTTCTTTGGCGACCAACCTTTCTGGGGTGAGCGGGTGCATGCGAGAGGAGTAGGTCCTCCGCCCATACCTGTTGATGAGTTCTCCCGTACCAAGCTAATTGATGCAATAAACTTCATGCTAGATCCCAAG GTCAAGGAGCGTGCCGTGGATCTCGCTAAGGCCATGGAGAATGAGGATGGTGCCACTGGAGCAGTAAAAGCATTCTTTAAGCATCTCCCTCTAAAAAAGCCCGAGCCCGAGCCCGAGCCCGAGCCGTCACCAGCACCATCAAGTTTTTCCTGCTGCCGTAAATGCTTTGGTGGCGCGTGA
- the LOC133691772 gene encoding uncharacterized protein LOC133691772 — MGEEVTNGMDLAVENAGLVAVSPITIYRRQRKAAEKTAVCTDIGAERADTTTYCASDHVGTGFGFQAPNPSTLAIEDHKPDRLSLASLTNLISLSLFTSLAHFKFLSIEHQVSPFGYSILFLYFCHSFQAFYLLADMEPGEKVSPIHAEEDTTARVFPCLFCSRKFYSSQALGGHQNAHKKERNAARKTRRVSEYAPSPPPTFPVIFSPSHHLGLLHPSMYTSTAHAANLHCHPTHDQFSDRLRSSGAARFDSGVLFYGGSCSSDRYDHHQYDQEDEQSLLNWQRSIRCPGFNGGGPKHHPSMANGNHNMEIRNDKDQKLDLSLHL; from the exons ATGGGCGAAGAAGTGACAAATGGCATGGATTTGGCGGTGGAGAACGCAGGACTGGTGGCTGTTAGCCCCATAACTATTTATAGAAGGCAGAGGAAGGCGGCAGAAAAAACAGCGGTTTGCACAGACATAGGGGCAGAGAGAGCTGACACAACCACTTACTGTGCTTCAGACCATGTGGGGACTGGTTTTGGCTTTCAAGCACCCAATCCTTCCACATTGGCCATTGAAGATCACAAACCTGATCGTCTAAGCTTAGCTTCTCTGACAAATCTGATTTCCCTCTCTCTGTTCACCTCTCTTGCTCACTTCAAATTTTTG AGTATCGAACACCAAGTCAGCCCATTTGGGTACTCCATCCTGTTTCTCTACTTCTGCCATTCTTTTCAAGCATTTTATCTCCTAGCAGACATGGAACCTGGAGAAAAGGTTTCTCCAATCCATGCAGAAGAAGACACCACAGCAAGGGTATTTCCTTGTTTATTCTGTTCACGAAAGTTCTACAGTTCTCAAGCCTTAGGAGGCCACCAAAATGCTCACAAGAAGGAGAGAAATGCAGCAAGGAAGACAAGAAGAGTATCGGAATATGCACCATCCCCACCACCAACATTTCCAGTGATTTTTTCCCCAAGTCATCATTTAGGCCTGTTGCACCCTTCAATGTACACAAGTACTGCCCATGCAGCCAACCTCCACTGTCATCCTACTCATGATCAGTTCTCTGACCGTCTTAGATCCAGTGGTGCAGCCAGGTTTGACAGTGGGGTGCTGTTTTATGGCGGGAGTTGTTCAAGCGATAGGTATGATCATCACCAATATGACCAAGAAGATGAGCAGAGTTTGTTGAATTGGCAAAGGAGCATAAGATGCCCTGGTTTCAATGGAGGTGGTCCCAAACACCATCCTTCAATGGCGAATGGCAATCACAATATGGAGATCAGGAACGATAAAGATCAGAAACTTGATTTGTCTCTccatttatga
- the LOC133692862 gene encoding sterol 3-beta-glucosyltransferase UGT80A2-like isoform X2 — translation MAESRRQSSSSSSFSSVRIEGEIGVGDESESREAAGVASVSNGIRGGDTTTEPTPSQLSKLERSKTKTKGQRHQNILPEEAAQICNDKIPVRQKRKLLRRIASVKHDGTVEFEVPGDVEPQAPGVGYDDVYNTVVDDEPLDATDLQYIPPLQIVMLIVGTRGDVQPFIAIGKRLQDYGHRVRLATHSNFKEFVETAGLEFFPLDMVKNKGFLPSGPSEISVQRNQIKEIIYSLLPACKEPDIDSGVPFKADAIIANPPAYGHTHVAEALKVPLHIFFTMPWTPTSEFPHPLSRVKQPAGYRLSYQIVDSMIWLGIRDMINDLRKKKLKLRPVTYLSGSQGSDSDVPHGYLWSPHLVPKPKDWGPKIDVVGFCFLDLASNYEPPESLLKWLEAGQKPIYIGFGSLPVEEPEKMTQTIVEAVEQTGQRGIINKGWGGLGNLAEPKDFIYLLDNCPHDWLFLQCKAVVHHGGAGTTAAGLKAACPTTIVPFFGDQPFWGERVHARGVGPPPIPVDEFSRTKLIDAINFMLDPKVKERAVDLAKAMENEDGATGAVKAFFKHLPLKKPEPEPEPEPSPAPSSFSCCRKCFGGA, via the exons ATGGCGGAGTCACGGCGACAGAGctcgtcttcttcttccttttcgtCTGTGAGAATCGAAGGCGAAATCGGCGTCGGTGATGAATCGGAGAGCAGAGAGGCAGCTGGTGTTGCTTCAGTTAGTAACG GAATCAGAGGGGGCGACACTACGACGGAACCAACTCCGAGTCAGCTCTCCAAGCTAGAAAGATCCAAAACCAAAACGAAGGGGCAAAGACATCAAAATATACTTCCTGAGGAGGCTGCGCAAATTTGCAATGACAAGATTCCTGTTCGGCAGAAG CGTAAATTGTTGAGAAGAATAGCTAGTGTCAAACATGATGGAACTGTAGAATTTGAGGTTCCAGGGGATGTAGAACCCCAAGCTCCTGGTGTTGGATATGATGATGTATATAATACAGTAGTTGATGATGAGCCTCTTGATGCAACGGACCTTCAATATATACCACCACTGCAAATAGTAATGCTTATTGTTGGCACACGAGGAGATGTGCAACCGTTTATTGCAATTGGTAAACGTCTACAG GATTATGGCCATCGTGTTAGACTAGCAACTcattcaaatttcaaagaatTTGTCGAGACAGCTGGGTTGGAGTTTTTTCCTTTAG ACATGGTAAAAAATAAAGGCTTCTTGCCATCAGGGCCTTCTGAGATATCCGTTCAAcgaaatcaaataaaagaaattatatactCATTGCTACCAGCCTGCAAGGAACCTGATATTGATTCAGGCGTCCCTTTTAAGGCAGATGCCATCATTGCCAATCCTCCAGCATATG GGCATACTCATGTGGCAGAGGCACTAAAAGTTCCGCTTCATATATTTTTCACCATGCCGTGGAC GCCAACTAGTGAATTTCCACATCCCTTGTCCCGTGTCAAGCAACCGGCTGGATATCGA CTTTCATATCAAATAGTTGATTCGATGATTTGGCTTGGAATACGGGACATGATAAATGAtcttaggaaaaaaaagttgaagctACGACCTGTCACGTATCTCAGTGGTTCACAGGGATCCGACTCTGATGTCCCACATGGATACTTATGGAGTCCTCACCTTGTCCCTAAACCAAAAG ATTGGGGGCCTAAAATTGATGTGGTTGGCTTCTGCTTTCTTGATCTAGCATCAAATTATGAACCTCCGGAATCACTTTTGAAATGGCTTGAGGCTGGTCAGAAACCTATTTATATTGGATTTGGTAGCCTT CCTGTGGAAGAACCAGAAAAAATGACCCAAACAATTGTTGAAGCGGTGGAACAAACTGGGCAGAGGGGCATCATTAATAAAGGCTGGGGCGGCCTGGGTAACT TGGCAGAACCGAAGGACTTTATATACTTACTGGATAACTGCCCTCATGATTGGCTATTCTTGCAATGCAAGGCAGTG GTTCATCATGGAGGTGCTGGAACAACAGCTGCTGGTCTTAAAGCTGCG TGCCCTACAACCATCGTGCCTTTCTTTGGCGACCAACCTTTCTGGGGTGAGCGGGTGCATGCGAGAGGAGTAGGTCCTCCGCCCATACCTGTTGATGAGTTCTCCCGTACCAAGCTAATTGATGCAATAAACTTCATGCTAGATCCCAAG GTCAAGGAGCGTGCCGTGGATCTCGCTAAGGCCATGGAGAATGAGGATGGTGCCACTGGAGCAGTAAAAGCATTCTTTAAGCATCTCCCTCTAAAAAAGCCCGAGCCCGAGCCCGAGCCCGAGCCGTCACCAGCACCATCAAGTTTTTCCTGCTGCCGTAAATGCTTTGGTGGCGCGTGA
- the LOC133692862 gene encoding sterol 3-beta-glucosyltransferase UGT80A2-like isoform X3 translates to MNRRAERQLVLLQLVTISLLGIRGGDTTTEPTPSQLSKLERSKTKTKGQRHQNILPEEAAQICNDKIPVRQKRKLLRRIASVKHDGTVEFEVPGDVEPQAPGVGYDDVYNTVVDDEPLDATDLQYIPPLQIVMLIVGTRGDVQPFIAIGKRLQDYGHRVRLATHSNFKEFVETAGLEFFPLGGDPKVLAGYMVKNKGFLPSGPSEISVQRNQIKEIIYSLLPACKEPDIDSGVPFKADAIIANPPAYGHTHVAEALKVPLHIFFTMPWTPTSEFPHPLSRVKQPAGYRLSYQIVDSMIWLGIRDMINDLRKKKLKLRPVTYLSGSQGSDSDVPHGYLWSPHLVPKPKDWGPKIDVVGFCFLDLASNYEPPESLLKWLEAGQKPIYIGFGSLPVEEPEKMTQTIVEAVEQTGQRGIINKGWGGLGNLAEPKDFIYLLDNCPHDWLFLQCKAVVHHGGAGTTAAGLKAACPTTIVPFFGDQPFWGERVHARGVGPPPIPVDEFSRTKLIDAINFMLDPKVKERAVDLAKAMENEDGATGAVKAFFKHLPLKKPEPEPEPEPSPAPSSFSCCRKCFGGA, encoded by the exons ATGAATCGGAGAGCAGAGAGGCAGCTGGTGTTGCTTCAGTTAGTAACG ATTTCTTTGTTAGGAATCAGAGGGGGCGACACTACGACGGAACCAACTCCGAGTCAGCTCTCCAAGCTAGAAAGATCCAAAACCAAAACGAAGGGGCAAAGACATCAAAATATACTTCCTGAGGAGGCTGCGCAAATTTGCAATGACAAGATTCCTGTTCGGCAGAAG CGTAAATTGTTGAGAAGAATAGCTAGTGTCAAACATGATGGAACTGTAGAATTTGAGGTTCCAGGGGATGTAGAACCCCAAGCTCCTGGTGTTGGATATGATGATGTATATAATACAGTAGTTGATGATGAGCCTCTTGATGCAACGGACCTTCAATATATACCACCACTGCAAATAGTAATGCTTATTGTTGGCACACGAGGAGATGTGCAACCGTTTATTGCAATTGGTAAACGTCTACAG GATTATGGCCATCGTGTTAGACTAGCAACTcattcaaatttcaaagaatTTGTCGAGACAGCTGGGTTGGAGTTTTTTCCTTTAGGTGGAGATCCTAAAGTTCTTGCTGGTT ACATGGTAAAAAATAAAGGCTTCTTGCCATCAGGGCCTTCTGAGATATCCGTTCAAcgaaatcaaataaaagaaattatatactCATTGCTACCAGCCTGCAAGGAACCTGATATTGATTCAGGCGTCCCTTTTAAGGCAGATGCCATCATTGCCAATCCTCCAGCATATG GGCATACTCATGTGGCAGAGGCACTAAAAGTTCCGCTTCATATATTTTTCACCATGCCGTGGAC GCCAACTAGTGAATTTCCACATCCCTTGTCCCGTGTCAAGCAACCGGCTGGATATCGA CTTTCATATCAAATAGTTGATTCGATGATTTGGCTTGGAATACGGGACATGATAAATGAtcttaggaaaaaaaagttgaagctACGACCTGTCACGTATCTCAGTGGTTCACAGGGATCCGACTCTGATGTCCCACATGGATACTTATGGAGTCCTCACCTTGTCCCTAAACCAAAAG ATTGGGGGCCTAAAATTGATGTGGTTGGCTTCTGCTTTCTTGATCTAGCATCAAATTATGAACCTCCGGAATCACTTTTGAAATGGCTTGAGGCTGGTCAGAAACCTATTTATATTGGATTTGGTAGCCTT CCTGTGGAAGAACCAGAAAAAATGACCCAAACAATTGTTGAAGCGGTGGAACAAACTGGGCAGAGGGGCATCATTAATAAAGGCTGGGGCGGCCTGGGTAACT TGGCAGAACCGAAGGACTTTATATACTTACTGGATAACTGCCCTCATGATTGGCTATTCTTGCAATGCAAGGCAGTG GTTCATCATGGAGGTGCTGGAACAACAGCTGCTGGTCTTAAAGCTGCG TGCCCTACAACCATCGTGCCTTTCTTTGGCGACCAACCTTTCTGGGGTGAGCGGGTGCATGCGAGAGGAGTAGGTCCTCCGCCCATACCTGTTGATGAGTTCTCCCGTACCAAGCTAATTGATGCAATAAACTTCATGCTAGATCCCAAG GTCAAGGAGCGTGCCGTGGATCTCGCTAAGGCCATGGAGAATGAGGATGGTGCCACTGGAGCAGTAAAAGCATTCTTTAAGCATCTCCCTCTAAAAAAGCCCGAGCCCGAGCCCGAGCCCGAGCCGTCACCAGCACCATCAAGTTTTTCCTGCTGCCGTAAATGCTTTGGTGGCGCGTGA